The Deferribacterota bacterium nucleotide sequence TGATAAATTAGCTGGCGAAGAAATATGTGTTTCAACATCAAATAGAAATTTTAAGGGTAGGCAAGGCTCTCCAAAAGGTAGAACCATATTAGCATCCCCTGCCACCGCAGCAGTAGCTGCTATAACAGGTGAATTAACGGATATAAGGAAGTTTAAAAATGTTTAATATTATTAAAGAGATTAAATGCGTTGAAGGCAAGCCTATTGTCATACCCTATGACAACATAGATACTGACAGGATAATCCCTGCTAGGTTTATGAAGACAACAACCTTTGAAAAACTAGGTGAATATTGCTTTTATGATGAGCGCTTTTCGAATGACGGTAAACCCTTGGATCATCCA carries:
- a CDS encoding isopropylmalate isomerase, translating into MFNIIKEIKCVEGKPIVIPYDNIDTDRIIPARFMKTTTFEKLGEYCFYDERFSNDGKPLDHP